tcccacaacaacaacaacctccagcAACCACCCAGACAACAACAACCTTCAGCAACCACCCCGACAACAACCTTCAGCAACCACCCCTAACAACCTCCAgcaaccacctccacaacaacaacctccagcaaccacccccacaacaacaacctccaGCAACCCCCCCGACAACAACAACCTCCAGcaaccacccccacaacaacctccagcaaccacccccacaacaaccTCCAGCAACCACCCCCACAACAATCCCGTAATAACACTAGCTCCAGAAGTAACTTCATCTATAGAGGTGAATAATAACAATCACTAACATATTACCTTTTACTTAAATAGTGATGATACTCTTATATTtattgcacaaaaaaaaaactcaaaaccGAATACTCAATGGAACTATTAACTTCAAACTTTAAATTCCCGTCGAGAAAAACTGCCCAAAAGTGTAAACAAAACTGAAAGATTAAATTTAGTTTCCTGTTTGTTTAATTTTCCGGTTTGTTTCTATTTCATGAAGGATAAATAATAAGAGTGGGAGGAAAAGTAGGAAAAGTATATTGAGGAactattatacattatatatgtcgtgccaaataggtaaacttggtcaattagcaagagctcatttaaaattaagtcctttctaaaattttctcttatacgtttaaggatatattttttcatttatgttaatgtaaaaattaataattttgtgccaaaagaaccttagaaaacttacctaaccttattataacaagcgcaatttaatttagcctaatccagttaaatatattttaaataagtttacaataatttattaataaacaaacacactgaaacatactttttcgtcaggttcagaatgatttttgctaaattattgcatacacaaattttcgcttgccttattcggcaagaagaacgttgctatataagacaaaatagcaagttttacctatgccAACTCCAGTTGACAGGAGTGGAGTAAGTCATGTTTATATTTAACGTGTTGTACATAGTGCGATACTTTGCGTGTTTTATATTTTTCATGGTCgttatacctgtagtatacctggagaaggtttcgggggtcaacacccccgcggcctggtctgtgaccaggcctcatggtggatcagggccgggctggccaggtactgactttaggtgcctgtccagtgccttcttgaagacagtcaggggtctattggtaatcccccttatgtatgctgggattttcgtgtgcaagtttggtactaatccctctaggattttccaagtgtatataatcatgtatctttcccccctgcgttctagggagtacaggttgaggaacttcaagcgttcaaAGCAGTCGTTTTAACTAACATGTGTACCACTAATTTCGCAACAGGGTATGGCATATGCAGAAGTAGCGTTACCCTACTTTGGTTGTATACGTTGTTGTTTCCTCAAGATACGTGATTacggagaaaaaaaaaattccagcaCACTTTTCTCACCATTTGGAGGAGTAAAAATTTAAACTCGTCTTCATAACTTAATTAAGCACACAAATATTCCTAGTTCATTGGTGTCTCTGTTATTCGTCTGCCCATTAATACATTTCCCGGCAAAGATTTTCCTGAACTTCTAAAAAGGAGCAGAGAAAGAAAAGGAGGAAGGAAATGAGGTCATGATGACCACTACTCCTCGGTCAAGTGCGCGAGTTATTTCAGTATGTATAAAATGTGTTGCTTCCCCTGTAATACTACTGACGTCACACTGTGGGTGGAGTCTCCGGTATATAAACGATGAGAGTGCATCAGCCAACATCAGTTTACCTAGACTTGAGTTGCTAATATCATGTTCATCAAGGTAATCTTTTGcattaagaaaaaaaaacgtGATAGCAGTGTGCGAATAACATGAATATTTCTTTGGGCACTTTTCAAGATTATTTAAAAATAAATGTCACATATCTATGGTTTGCAGGCTTTTATCGTGGCAGTGTTTGTTGCCGTTGTCTGGGCAGAGCTTCCTCCCTCCTACAACCCTCCAACACCCTCCTACAAATACCCAGCTCCCTCCTACGGGGCCCCAGCACCAACTGTAGGTTTATATATGTATCTCATATATCAAAGCGTGAAAGTGTTACACACTGATATCCTTATGTTGTGATAAATTCCCTGTTGCTATGATCATATCAACTCTTAAGTGTTCTTTGTTATTAAAAATTTGTTGTTGAAAATTTTCTGTAGTAGTTTTGTGATAATGAAATTTGATATTTCTAATCAGGGTCATCCTAAGTATGACTTCAACTATGCCGTGAAGGACGACCCTTCAGGTGACGACTTTGGACATCAAGAATCCCGTGACGGCTACAATACTCATGGGAACTACTACGTGCTGCTTCCTGATGGTCGTCTGCAGAGAGTTTCATACACTGTGAACGGTGACGCAGGCTACGTGGTTCAAGTTGAATATGAGGGTAAAGCCCAGTACCCAGCCTACCAGCCTGCCCCAGCCTACCATCCTACCCCCAGCTACAAGCCAACTCCCAGTTACAAGCCAGCTCCCAGCTATGCTTAATTTATTGGTACACTGGTGTTAACTATTGATCTATTCATGTAAATACAATTTAACTATATTAAAGCTCAATAAAGATATGcaaataattatgaagaatttacATTAAGGGAATCTTAACCTAATATTGTTGACTAAGAAAGAGATGCAAGAGAATCCTTGATATTTTGTGGGCTTAGTCTTTAAGAGGGTAGTATACCCAACTGCAGAAGATATGGTGCATAAGAAATAGTTAACATGGGCCAACATGTGTCGTCCCATACTATCTCGTTTCATTTATACGTTTGTAGTGCTTCTGGCAGCCACTGGAGCTGTATAATAGAACACATGTTGTTTACAAGCTGCACTTGATGACACTGTTTACCTCTTAATGTCTTGTCTTCTTTCCTTTTAGTCTGCAGCAGAGAACACAGACGCCCtaagtgaggatagtggtagcaACTCGAGTTTTTCTCAAAGAGTTcacaatagcaaaaaaaaaaaaaaaaaatccttctcaTATGGCAACTTCCTTTGCATTCAGAAAAAATAGCCACCTTTAATTAAAGCTAGGCTCTTCTCACTAGGCCCTTTCATTTGATATTTGTCTCTTGGTCATTATGAAGGTGAGCTCGACATAAAACTAAGGTAGTAGATAGCTATGATGGACgacactccctcccctccccccgctTCTACAAGTATCTTGATATAAGTCTTACAAACAGAAGAACGAGACATATTTAATGATGATACAAGATAAAATGATAAAAGATTTTGTACGCCTAATTTATTTACAAAGATTAAAGATGCTTTAGTGACGTTTGAATTATATAATATCAATTATGCACTGTaattttaattattaatatttattatattagCCAATAGTATTAGTAGCAGACTACCAGTGAAACTATGGTTAGCTTGACCCATCATAGGATGATTTGACACATGGGTTGACGTGGACGTGTAGGCGAACCTGGGAGTGTAAATTACATTGGGCATCTCACATCATTCGTCTTAATGTTTCTCTCGGGTGTGGACTGTGTAATGACTCATCAGGAAGATCATGGGTCAATACTAACTGTAGCTTGCTTATGCAGGCAGTAAGGTATCGTTGTAATATCCATTCCATGTATCTTTATCCCTGCATAATTCCCTTTCTTGCCAAATATTCATTCATCTTTCATTCAGATATCCATCCACTCTACATGTATTTGTTTTACACTAGCCTTCACCTTTATCAAAATTGCAAACTGCTTCAACGAGAAGTCAAAAACTCACTAAATTATCAAGTGTTTAGAGTGATAAGCCTGACTGAGACCACTGAACATTTATTATCTTCAGCTTTATCTGTCCAGATATATTACCTATTGCTTGTAAAGTGAAGATATTATACCCTCTAAAACTGAAAAACAACAAATTTGCTCATGAATAGAAACCTCAGTCTACTGTTATGTGCTGTTGAAAATTTGGACAATGACGCCATGGTGTCTAACAGACATTGAATGTATCGTGATTTACATTCCTGTTTTCGTCTGTGTTATCTTATGTATTTATGGAGAAGATTTTCGAAGCAGTTGAAAACTTTCATGAGATTCATAGACGAGTAAATGGTAGAGCCTTACAGCATACTTAACTAAAGCTGCTTCTCATTAACGATAACAAACAATACCAGTGTAAGAATAAAGAGATTATCATCACAATAGTGCTTACAAATTTCTCTGACAATAAAGGTGTTCGTTATTGTTCCTCTAGTTATCTTAATTAGGGTAGTTACTAGTAATGCCTCCACTGGGCTCATTTAACACAAAGGTTTTTTCCAGTTAGGCCCACCACTCAGGCCTCCATGATGTCAGCCATTACTGACCGGAAGAAAATAGTCATGAAGAGGTAAACATTGTCATCAAATCCGTCCTTTTCACTACCACTAAGCAATTATGCAGACACAATAGCAGCCAGAAGCATCCAAACTTCACACCATTCCACCTTGTTGGAGGTAATATTGGAATGTAAATTTAAATTTACAGTGTCCAATGCCAGTCTCTTACATTATTTATTCAGAAGGTGGCACTGCTACGTTCTGAATTGATATTAATTTAAGAATAAATTAATGAAATGGTGGTATAAGGATTTGAATTTCTTTATTGAGTTTAATACATATAACTTCACCTTAAATAATTAGATCAATAATGAATGTCAGTGAGTTACATAGTTATGCATAGCTTGGGGTAGGCTTATAGCTGGGAGTTGGCTTGTAGCTGGGGGTAGGTTGGTATTTTCTGGGGCAGGCTGATAGGCTGGGTACTGGGCTTTACCCTCATATTCCACTTGAGCCACGTAGCCTGCGTCACCGTTCACAGTGTATGAAACTCTCTCCAGACGACCATCAGGAAGCAGCACGTAGTAGTTCCCCTGAGTATTGTAGCCGTCACGGGATTCTTGATGTCCAAAGTCGTTACCTGAAGGGTCGTCCTTCACGGCATAGTTAAAGTCGTACTTAGGATGACCCTATGAGTAAACACAAGACGTTTTATTATCACAAAATTATTGCACACAATTTTTAAGTACTTTGTTCATAACTTTCTGCAATGAAAAATATAAAGGAATTCAGATGTTATCACATAAGTTTTAGCATACTTGTGGAAGCAATGTAATTATCACAAGATATGGATGTAAGTGTATAACACTTCTATCTTAGAACACATGAGATACATGTATAAACCTACAGTTGGTGCTGGGGGCCCGTAGGAGGGAGCTGGGTGTTTGTAGGAAGGTGCTGGAGGGTTGTAGGAGGGAGGAAGCTCAGCCGAGACAACGGCAACAAACACTGCCACGATGAAAGCCTGTAAACCATAGATACGTATATGACATTAAGTTCTAAAATATAATTCAAaagtttttaatattttatttaaattgcTCAGTCACTAGTATCGCAATTTTTTGTTTTATAATCTAAGACATACCTTTACGAACATGTTTCTGGCAGACCAAGTACAATTAAACTGATGTTCATTGATGCACTCTCGTCATTTATATACTGGAGACTCCACCCATAATGTGACGTCAGTAGAATCACAAGGGACAGCAACATGTTTTAAGCGGACAGAAATGACGCACACTTGacctccttcagctactccttttcctcttcctatTTCCCATCTTAATTGCAGTCGTCTTCGTCATTCTACTCATTGAAACAATAGTAATTTTAACAAATTTGTTCCTTGTCTCGCAGTTGACGAGTATCATTACAGAATTTCTTTCTCTCAGAATTTTGGATGCttgtagttgttagtgttgttattttTATCACATCGGTTCTTTCTCGTTTCATTTGTGTGGCCCCAAAGAAGGTAACAAATCCAGCATCAATCATTCAACTTTTGTCTTCCCATAAGTTCACCAATATTTAAGTTCAAATGAtccactaggttaagttaggttaggtaaggtttgttagaaaacaggacaagtgtttcttcacgctggtcttagtcatatgataacccacagTTGGAACTTTTGcttatctgaccgagaccttccactggcttacgggTCCACCTCTCTAAAAGTTATGATCCACTGAGCTGCAACTTCCCCACTCATTCTTCGGTTTCCCCTCCATCCTTTCGTAAATGTTAGCTtgttcatactccaacagcaagttGAATCCCCATAACAATTACTTCGTCACTAAAACcttacactcacatacacttGTTGAATAATGAATCCTCTAGCATTTCTTTCCTCCTTCATCCCCTCACTCCAACAGTTTTAGAGACGACTCATCTCCCTCTTTACATACAGCAAGACTTATATATCTTGGTCAACTTATTTTTCACCATCCAAGTAATTAAACCATCTCAATAATCCCATTTCTTTtacctgcataatatttacacagtaTAATGATCTCAAATGATATTTCTTCTGCTTTCAGCCACATTATTGCAACGATTCAAGACTCTGCCTCACACCCATAAGAAAGCGTTGATATCACTATACTTTCATGTATTCCACAGTTTGCTTCCGTTTCTTAATTTTTTTCCCAAGACTTCTCAATAGTATTCCCACTTGGTTTTTAAAAACATTTCATCTTTCATCTACCCATCATTCAACacatccacttccaaatatctgaacacacacTTACTACCCTCCAAAccttcttcctccaatctgatgtcTAAAATTTTGTCTAATTTTTTTGTATACTAGCATCACTTTCCTCCTTGTCTTTGCTCACATTTAATTTCTTGTTTTTAGACAGCCTTCCAAAGTGTGCCACCAATCTGTCTTACCTTTCTTAAGAGTCTCCCTTAAGAACTGTGTTATCAGTAATGAGCAACTGTGATAACGTCTTAATGCCAGAGTTATTATCTTCATAGCTGGATCTAGGTACCGCCAGTATTGGCAGTTGACCGGGACGAAACAAATTACAGGGCTTCACATGGTAAGGGGCATCACGTGCTTACAAAAGCCAAGTGCTAAGATGGATTACTTGCCACAGGGGATGACGAGGCAGTGTGAGCCCAGGAGTAAACAGTGAACATTATCTTGAATCATTCATTTCTGCTTCTAGAGTTCTGATAGCTTCATAAAACTTATCAGAATATAACAGAAATATTCATTACACATTTACCTTCACTAACTGcatttaagaatataagaaagaaggaacactgcagcagacctactggcccatgcgaggtaggtccaagtcacctactggcccatgcgaggcaggtccaagcctcct
The window above is part of the Cherax quadricarinatus isolate ZL_2023a chromosome 72, ASM3850222v1, whole genome shotgun sequence genome. Proteins encoded here:
- the LOC128701234 gene encoding cuticle protein 7-like; this encodes MFIKAFIVAVFVAVVWAELPPSYNPPTPSYKYPAPSYGAPAPTGHPKYDFNYAVKDDPSGDDFGHQESRDGYNTHGNYYVLLPDGRLQRVSYTVNGDAGYVVQVEYEGKAQYPAYQPAPAYHPTPSYKPTPSYKPAPSYA